In Rutidosis leptorrhynchoides isolate AG116_Rl617_1_P2 chromosome 2, CSIRO_AGI_Rlap_v1, whole genome shotgun sequence, one genomic interval encodes:
- the LOC139889457 gene encoding uncharacterized protein, whose product MEASNSSINEAYWPLPYLYSSFTSIWLVFSCCWIFNTYISRHFQVNSLQWALASVPCVKSLQLAFSFLFWYSCFYFQTCSLWMSFGVYVTGLLFETASIVSFLLIAHGYCITSERLSVPERRAMAVLGCVFYLILVGHRASIPYFSILLVFDYLIIFFVIFNHITQNLSLLSEQLDYIQDEGVQEMYDAVYTKYLMFKKFKGAMNIVAIAETAIFLNMESSPERYWMKLLVREWAHFCIFLYIGWIFRSQDLAPRFSVMPTHKSKKERVIPPIYSIELDAASFKDFSSREWQIGVPTFQDRSSKDSILVVIQHPHTSRPILSNSGSGISASEAVCSSFRSN is encoded by the exons ATGGAGGCTTCAAATTCGTCCATCAACGAAGCGTACTGGCCGCTTccttatctttattcatcttttacaTCCATTTGGCTCGTTTTCTCTTGTTGTTGGATCTTCAATACTTACATCAGCCGCCATTTTCAG GTGAACAGTTTACAATGGGCACTTGCATCAGTTCCTTGTGTTAAATCCTTACAACTCGCATTTTCATTTCTCTTCTG GTATTCATGTTTTTATTTCCAAACATGTTCCTTATGGATGTCATTTGGTGTATATGTAACTGGACTGTTATTTGAGACAGCTTCAATCGTATCTTTTTTGCTAATTGCTCATGGATATTGTATCACTTCTGAGCGTCTTTCAGTACCCGAACGTCGAGCTATGGCTGTACTTGGATGTGTGTTTTATCTGATTCTTGTTGGTCATAGAGCTTCTATACCTTACTTCTCA ATCCTACTAGTGTTTGACTACTTGATCATATTCTTTGTGATATTTAATCATATAACTCAAAATTTGTCACTGTTGAGTGAGCAATTAGATTATATACAGGATGAAGGTGTTCAAGAAATGTATGATGCGGTTTACACCAAATACCTTATGTTCAA GAAATTTAAAGGTGCAATGAATATAGTAGCTATAGCGGAAACTGCT ATTTTCCTTAATATGGAGAGTTCGCCGGAAAGGTATTGGATGAAGTTACTGGTTCGTGAGTGGGCGCACTTTTGTATCTTTTTATATATTGG ATGGATTTTTAGATCACAGGATTTGGCACCGCGTTTTTCTGTTATGCCAACTCACAAGTCTAAAAAAGAAAGAGTTATTCCTCCCATTTACAGCATT GAACTGGATGCAGCGTCTTTTAAAGATTTTAGCAGCAGAGAATGGCAGATTGGAGTG CCAACTTTTCAAGATAGGAGCTCGAAGGACTCGATTTTAGTAGTGATACAACACCCTCACACATCTAGACCAATTTTGAGCAACTCTGGATCAGGGATATCAGCTAGTGAAGCTGTGTGTTCTTCATTTAGAAGCAACTAG